A genomic window from Mesorhizobium sp. CAU 1732 includes:
- a CDS encoding response regulator yields the protein MSLSARIAPHLPFLRRFSRAVTGSQASGDALVAATLEAIIADVSVFPKLSSDRIALYRVFTKLFTSVSIRVPDIDSSPSWESRAAANLSALAPLPRQSFLLVAVEGFSESEAAEVLGVDVSKFSTLLSEASDEISRQVATDVLIIEDEPLIAMDIEQMVEGLGHRVVGTARTHKEAVALFSSTKPKMVLADIQLADGSSGIDAVNEILASAPVPVIFITAFPERLLTGERPEPAFLVTKPFNPDMVKALISQALFFDRQAKAAA from the coding sequence ATGAGTTTGTCCGCACGGATCGCGCCGCATCTGCCATTTTTGAGGCGCTTTTCCCGCGCTGTAACCGGCTCACAGGCGAGTGGCGACGCTTTGGTCGCTGCAACGCTCGAGGCGATCATTGCAGACGTGAGCGTTTTTCCGAAGCTCTCCAGCGATCGGATCGCTCTCTACCGCGTTTTCACCAAGCTCTTCACATCGGTGAGCATTCGCGTGCCTGATATCGACAGCAGCCCTTCGTGGGAAAGCCGCGCGGCGGCAAACCTGTCCGCGCTTGCACCGCTTCCGCGCCAGTCGTTCCTGCTTGTGGCGGTCGAGGGGTTCTCCGAATCCGAGGCGGCAGAAGTTCTCGGCGTCGATGTCTCGAAATTCTCCACGCTTCTCTCGGAAGCCAGCGACGAGATTTCGCGTCAGGTTGCTACCGACGTTCTCATCATCGAGGATGAGCCGCTGATCGCCATGGACATCGAGCAGATGGTCGAAGGCCTCGGGCACCGCGTCGTGGGCACCGCGCGCACCCACAAGGAAGCCGTCGCGCTGTTTTCCAGCACCAAGCCAAAGATGGTCCTTGCCGACATCCAGCTTGCCGATGGGTCGTCCGGCATCGATGCCGTGAACGAGATTCTGGCCTCGGCGCCGGTCCCGGTCATTTTCATCACAGCATTTCCGGAGCGTCTTTTGACGGGTGAACGTCCGGAGCCGGCTTTCCTCGTGACCAAGCCGTTTAACCCCGATATGGTCAAGGCCCTGATCAGCCAGGCACTCTTTTTCGATCGTCAGGCGAAGGCTGCGGCCTGA
- a CDS encoding NepR family anti-sigma factor codes for MKPNIQAASDGHLKPGRSGEPLGSNSEIGRKLKQYYDEIVSEDVPDRFADLLKQLEKREESDASREGA; via the coding sequence ATGAAGCCAAATATCCAAGCAGCTTCCGACGGGCATCTCAAGCCGGGACGAAGCGGTGAACCGCTCGGGTCGAATTCCGAGATCGGGCGCAAACTCAAGCAATATTATGACGAGATCGTTTCGGAAGATGTTCCCGACAGGTTCGCGGACCTGCTGAAGCAGCTCGAGAAGCGGGAAGAGTCCGACGCGTCTCGCGAAGGAGCATGA